A genomic region of Fusarium oxysporum Fo47 chromosome VI, complete sequence contains the following coding sequences:
- a CDS encoding thiamine diphosphate-binding protein: MSRILRPAARLAASTRALRAPAAPSFAQSAIARAALARPVVFGSAQTRSYADGQSSGVKEVTVRDALNEALAEELEQNEKVFILGEEVAQYNGAYKVTKGLLDRFGEKRVIDTPITESGFCGLAVGAALSGLHPVCEFMTFNFAMQAIDQIINSAAKTLYMSGGIQPCNITFRGPNGFAAGVGAQHSQDYSAWYGSIPGLKVVSPWNSEDAKGLLKAAIRDPNPVVVLENELMYGQSFPMSEAAQKDDFVIPFGKAKIERSGKDLTIVTLGRTVGQSLVAAENLKKKYGVEVEVINLRSIKPLDVETIIQSVKKTGRLLSVESGYPAFGVGSEILALTMEYGFDYLDAPAARVTGAEVPTPYAQKLEEMSFPTEQLIEDYAAKVLRL; encoded by the exons ATGTCTCGCATTCTCCGACCCGCAGCTCGCCTAGCTGCTTCGACCCGGGCTCTTCGCGCTCCCGCTGCCCCTTCGTTCGCCCAGTCTGCCATCGCTCGCGCTGCTCTTGCTCGACCTGTTGTCTTCGGTTCCGCCCAGACCCGATCCTACGCCGACGGCCAGAGCTCTGGTGTCAAGGAGGTCACTGTCCGAGATGCGCTCAACGAGGCTCTCgctgaggagcttgagcagAACGAGAAGGTCTTCATTCTCGGTGAGGAGGTTGCTCAGTACAACGGTGCCTACAAGGTGACCAAGGGTCTTCTCGACCGCTTCGGTGAGAAGCGTGTCATTGACACTCCCATTACTGAGTCTGGTTTCTGTGGTCTCGCTGTTGGTGCTGCCCTCAGTGGTCTTCACCCTGTC TGTGAGTTCATGACCTTCAACTTCGCCATGCAGGCCATCGATCAGATCATCAACTCTGCTGCCAAGACCCTCTACATGTCTGGTGGTATCCAGCCTTGCAACATCACCTTCCGTGGCCCCAACGGCTTCGCTGCTGGTGTCGGCGCTCAGCACTCCCAGGACTACTCCGCCTGGTACGGCAGCATCCCCGGTCTCAAGGTCGTCTCTCCCTGGAACTCCGAGGATGCCAAGGGTCTCCTGAAGGCCGCCATCCGCGACCCCAACCCCGTCGTTGTTCTCGAGAACGAGTTGATGTACGGACAGAGCTTCCCCATGTCCGAGGCTGCCCAGAAGGACGACTTCGTCATTCCCTTCGGTAAGGCCAAGATTGAGCGATCCGGCAAGGACCTGACCATTGTCACCCTCGGGCGCACCGTTGGCCAGTCTCTCGTTGCCGCCGAGAACCTCAAGAAGAAGTACggtgtcgaggttgaggttaTCAACCTGCGATCCATCAAGCCTCTCGATGTTGAGACCATCATCCAGTCCGTCAAGAAGACCGGTCGTCTCCTGTCCGTCGAGTCTGGCTACCCTGCCTTCGGTGTCGGATCTGAGATCCTCGCCTTGACAATGGAGTACGGCTTCGACTACCTCGATGCCCCTGCTGCCCGTGTCACCGGTGCTGAGGTCCCTACCCCTTACGCCCAGAAGCTCGAGGAGATGTCCTTCCCCACTGAGCAGCTGATTGAGGACTACGCCGCTAAGGTCCTCCGTCTGTAA
- a CDS encoding SKI complex RNA helicase subunit SKI2, whose product MAGIDALLERGSEETGQRQPATQDPEALKRHLEELLLSPSPEFSPEWLNRLQQRWDYEADYTSLYKAAPPHTRTLTRFQRHGLEGRVTGYKNVTVPANSATAKNSTSLSRKPANRADFVRGAAGFFPFAPGGLEGIEATAAFEDQVHTGITGGATETSSTGNKLKRVIQLGAEGGLLEKAPGMSRGIDFTKKKTSISQEDANAVKKVLEEDPEDAKVEEGGNEASTDVTTPDATPDENGEDGDDIDDILPVEFPALEPHGVLAASSARKAGREWAHMVDINHDMSNFRELVPDMAREWPFELDTFQKEAVYHLENGDSVFVAAHTSAGKTVVAEYAIALAAKHMTKAIYTSPIKALSNQKFRDFRQTFDEVGILTGDVQINPEASCLIMTTEILRSMLYRGADLIRDVEFVIFDEVHYVNDFERGVVWEEVIIMLPEHVSLILLSATVPNTKEFASWVGRTKQKDIYVISTPKRPVPLEHYLWAGKNIHKIVDSEKKFIEKGWKDAHFAIQGKDKPKPAETTVATRGGNPRGNQRGGTQRGGPQRGGRGGGQQQRGGNQQRGRGGPPRASHAPGHMGRGGRAGGFTSVAQDKNLWVHLVQYLKKSTLLPACIFVFSKKRCEENADALSNQDFCTAAEKSHIHMIIEKSVARLKPDDRQLPQIIRLRELLSRGIAVHHGGLLPIVKELVEILFAQTLVKVLFATETFAMGLNLPTRTVVFSGYRKHDGHSFRNLLPGEYTQMAGRAGRRGLDTVGSVIIVPPGGLDDAPPVADLRNMILGEPSKLRSQFRLTYNMILNLLRVEALKIEEMIKRSFSEHATQQLLPEHEKDVKLAQADLAKVKRDSCKICDVSMDECHQASQDFKRLTFELYKGLLSIPIGRRMFSQHRLVVFNWDGIRSIGILLADGVSNKGTTEDPTLHVCAIKSLRDRRDATDQLPFIPTFRKYLHELPKSKKRVQTKTLHVPLSDVECLTRWVTKGIVPEIFQGGDGYQKAKDKLQELCGSWDDRWEELDLSRIKQLQLQEIVEKRVELVKTISNSPAEKCPDFLKHFAMCHDEWLIKDHISQLKQSLSDQNLQLLPDYEQRVQVLKELGFIDDATRIQLKGKVACEIHSGDELVLTELILDNVLADYEPAEIAALLSAFVFQEKTDIEPSLTGNLERGKEKIVAISEKVNDVQTRLQVIQSADDSNDFVSRPRFGIMEVVYEWARGMSFKNITGLTDVLEGTIVRTITRLDETCREVKNAARIVGDPELYQKMQQAQEMIKRDITAVASLYM is encoded by the exons ATGGCTGGTATCGACGCTCTCCTTGAAAGAGGGTCTGAAGAGACCGGTCAACGCCAACCTGCAACTCAAGATCCAGAGGCGCTCAAGCGACACCTAGAAGAGCTCCTCCTCTCACCCTCGCCTGAGTTCTCACCAGAGTGGCTCAACCGACTTCAGCAGCGATGGGATTATGAGGCCGATTACACTTCGCTTTACAAGGCTGCACCGCCGCATACTCGAACTCTCACCAGATTCCAGCGTCATGGACTTGAAGGTCGTGTTACAGGCTACAAGAACGTCACTGTCCCCGCAAACAGTGCCACGGCCAAGAACTCGACAAGTCTGTCCCGAAAGCCTGCCAACCGGGCTGACTTCGTGAGAGGCGCCGCGGGCTTCTTTCCCTTCGCTCCTGGTGGTCTTGAGGGTATCGAAGCAACGGCGGCATTTGAGGATCAAGTTCACACAGGTATTACAGGAGGGGCTACAGAGACTAGCTCTACAGGAAACAAGCTTAAACGAGTGATCCAGCTTGGTGCCGAGGGTGGACTACTAGAGAAGGCTCCTGGAATGAGCAGAGGAATCGACTTCACTAAGAAAAAGACAAGTatcagccaagaagatgCGAATGCTGTTAAGAAGGTACTCGAAGAAGACCCAGAAGACGCCAAGGTCGAAGAAGGTGGTAATGAAGCTTCAACAGACGTTACTACTCCGGATGCAACTCCCGACGAAAATGGtgaggatggcgatgatatcGACGACATTCTGCCTGTTGAGTTCCCCGCCCTGGAACCTCATGGAGTTCTTGCAGCCTCGAGTGCTCGCAAGGCCGGTCGCGAGTGGGCGCATATGGTCGACATTAACCATGATATGTCCAACTTCAGAGAGCTCGTACCTGACATGGCTAGAGAGTGGCCTTTCGAACTCGACACTTTCCAGAAGGAAGCAGTGTACCACCTGGAGAACGGCGATTCAGTATTCGTTGCAGCGCATACTTCAGCTGGCAAGACTGTTGTAGCAGAGTACGCAATCGCACTGGCTGCTAAACACATGACGAAGGCCATTTACACTTCGCCAATCAAGGCACTGAGTAACCAGAAGTTCCGCGACTTTCGACAGACCTTTGACGAGGTGGGTATTCTCACTGGTGATGTTCAGATCAATCCTGAGGCTAGTTgcctcatcatgacaacgGAAATTCTTCGAAGTATGCTCTACCGAGGAGCTGATCTGATCCGAGACGTCGAGTTTGTTATCTTCGACGAAGTCCACTATGTCAACGATTTTGAGCGAGGTGTTGTCTGGGAAGAGGTCATTATCATGCTGCCCGAACATGTGTCTCTCATTCTACTGTCCGCCACAGTTCCAAACACTAAGGAGTTTGCTTCGTGGGTCGGACGAACGAAGCAGAAAGACATCTACGTAATTTCTACACCGAAGCGACCCGTTCCCCTGGAGCATTATCTCTGGGCAGGAAAAAACATCCACAAGATCGTTGACTCAGAGAAGAAGTTCATCGAAAAGGGCTGGAAGGACGCACACTTTGCTATTCAAGGAAAGGACAAGCCGAAGCCTGCAGAGACTACTGTCGCCACTCGTGGAGGCAATCCTCGTGGCAATCAACGTGGTGGTACTCAACGAGGTGGTCCCCAGCGTGGTGGACGTGGAGGAGGTCAACAGCAGAGAGGAGGTAATCAGCAACGTGGTCGGGGCGGACCACCACGAGCAAGCCATGCTCCAGGTCACATGGGTCGTGGGGGTCGTGCTGGAGGTTTCACATCTGTTGCGCAAGACAAGAACCTTTGGGTTCATCTTGTCCAGTATCTCAAGAAGTCAACTCTCCTGCCAGCTTGtatcttcgtcttctcgaAAAAGCGATGTGAGGAGAACGCAGATGCCCTCAGCAACCAAGACTTCTGcactgctgctgagaagagcCATATTCACATGATCATCGAAAAATCAGTTGCGCGGTTAAAACCTGACGACCGACAGCTTCCACAGATCATCAGGTTGAGGGAACTTCTAAGTCGAGGCATTGCTGTTCATCATGGTGGACTGTTGCCCATTGTCAAGGAGCTGGTTGAGATCTTGTTCGCCCAGACATTGGTCAAGGTACTGTTCGCTACAGAAACATTTGCTATGGGTCTTAACCTTCCTACACGAACAGTAGTATTCTCTGGATACCGTAAGCATGACGGACACTCGTTCCGAAATCTATTACCAGGAGAGTACACTCAGATGGCCGGTCGTGCTGGTCGTCGTGGTCTGGATACTGTTGGTTCAGTCATCATTGTGCCACCAGGAGGCTTGGACGATGCCCCTCCTGTTGCAGATCTCCGAAACATGATTCTGGGAGAGCCGTCTAAGTTGCGGTCACAGTTCCGACTGACATACAACATGATTCTGAATCTCCTCCGAGTGGAGGCGTTGAAGATCGAAGAGATGATCAAGCGCAGTTTCTCTGAACACGCCACTCAACAGTTGCTCCCCGAACACGAGAAGGACGTGAAGCTAGCGCAAGCAGATTTggccaaggtcaagagaGATTCTTGCAAGATCTGCGACGTCTCGATGGACGAATGCCATCAAGCTTCCCAAGACTTCAAAAGACTCACATTTGAGCTGTACAAGGGTCTGCTATCTATCCCCATTGGACGTAGAATGTTCTCTCAGCACCGCCTTGTCGTCTTCAACTGGGACGGCATTCGCTCTATCGGCATCCTCCTCGCAGACGGAGTTAGTAATAAAGGAACGACGGAGGATCCAACACTACACGTATGCGCCATCAAGTCACTTCgagatcgacgagatgctacCGATCAGCTTCCTTTCATCCCTACATTCCGCAAGTACCTCCACGAACTTCCCAAGAGTAAGAAACGAGTGCAGACCAAGACTCTTCACGTTCCTCTAAGTGACGTGGAGTGTCTCACAAGATGGGTGACCAAGGGTATTGTTCCTGAGATCTTCCAGGGCGGAGATGGCTATCAGAAAGCGAAGGACAAACTGCAAGAGCTTTGTGGTTCGTGGGACGATAGATGGGAGGAACTCGATCTCTCTCGAATTAAGCAATTGCAACTACAGGAGATTGTGGAGAAGAGAGTTGAGTTGGTCAAGACGATATCGAATTCACCGGCTGAGAAGTGTCCAGACTTCTTGAAGCAC TTCGCTATGTGTCACGACGAGTGGCTCATCAAGGATCATATCTCTCAGCTGAAGCAGTCATTGTCTGATCAGAACCTTCAACTTCTACCCGATTACGAACAGCGAGTTCAAGTGCTTAAGGAGCTTGGCTTCATCGATGATGCCACTCGGATCCagctcaagggcaaggtcgCCTGCGAGATTCATTCTGGTGATGAACTGGTCCTGACTGAGCTCATTCTTGACAACGTCCTCGCCGACTACGAACCCGCCGAAATTGCCGCTCTCCTTTCGGCGTTTGTATTCCAAGAGAAGACCGACATAGAACCATCCCTGACTGGCAACCTCGAGCGAGGAAAGGAGAAGATTGTTGCCATCTCCGAGAAGGTGAACGATGTGCAGACCCGACTGCAAGTCATTCAGTCTGCTGATGACTCAAATGACTTTGTTTCTCGACCACGGTTCGGTATCATGGAAGTGGTCTACGAGTGGGCTCGAGGTATGagcttcaagaacatcaccgGCTTGACCGACGTCCTTGAAGGCACGATTGTACGAACGATTACACGACTGGATGAGACATGTCGCGAGGTGAAGAACGCGGCGAGAATTGTGGGTGATCCCGAACTATATCAGAAGATGCAACAGGCACAGGAAATGATCAAGAGGGATATCACAGCAGTGGCAAGTCTCTACATGTAA